Genomic segment of Falco peregrinus isolate bFalPer1 chromosome 5, bFalPer1.pri, whole genome shotgun sequence:
AATTTAGCAGCCTAAACCTACTCTTTAAATCTTCTttccagagaaaagcaggatCGCTAGGCTCTGTAAGCCTCAGTGCTTATCTCTGGTGCTCCAGCTGGTGGAGCACCCACACACAGATTTGGAGGAAAATTGATCATTTGGTATATGGGGTGCTCTTTTCCCTTCCATAACAAATAACAACCATAACGGTCTTTATCCTCGATGCACTTCACGAGTCAGAACTCTTCTAACCAACAGAGGACACCCCAAGTCATTGGAGTCATGCAGTCTCAAAATAACAACACTGGGAACAGAGGACCGCGGCCATTGGAGCAGGTCACCTGCTACAAGGTAATTCAGAGGGAAGGGATgaggagggaaagcagagggTCCTAGATTTAAGAAACGCAGAGTGCACAGCACCAGAACTACATCATGCTGGTTTGCTGCTGGTTGCTTGTCTTGGGCAAAAGAATGGATTTGTAATGTGGGGTGTTAGTCCTGCAAAAGGTTTTCTCACAGTGTAAACAGGCTTGTGAAATGTGTGTGATTTTGGGGTGTGGGTACAGCTGTGGGAATTAGCGTTGAGTTCTGGGGTCTCTAGGTCACTGGTTTGCTAGTTCGTGGACTTGCTGTGGTGACTGAGGCTGCTGTAGGACAGACTTTGCTCATCTGCTAATGAGCAGGAAACCCTACCGCAGTGAGAGTTGAAGCAGACTGCTGAACTGTACATTTCAAAATCAGAGTTAATATTAGGTTTTGTCTCATGAGTTAATTTGCTTACAGTGGGTGACTGTAGAAAGATTTTCTTCTCCCCTGTTATCCTGGAAGGTCCTTGAAAGTAACAGAAATTGAATATGCAAAGACTGTTCAGTATTTCAGCTGTAGATGCCCCTCACTGCTGTCAAACCAAGGAGGGAGCTATTCACCTTGGATGCTCATTGAGGAGCACGGGTAAAACTTTGACACAATTGAGTTTCCacctctgtttatttttccacaaaagccctaaccctagccacTAGAGAAGGGCAAAGAATCTTCCTGTCCCATCGGCTTTGACGTTTGCATCGTTGTACATGCCAGCTTCTGTGCCTTAGGTGCTTGCTTGGGTAAAAGTTACTGTGATTAGACAGGGATATTAAATAGCTGAATCCATTTCACTGAAAACCTTTTATtatattattgttgttattattaataacaataacaatattTTAGATGCAAGTAAATTTTATATCTGGAGAGTGCTGTTGTACGAGATACTGGTATTTCTCTCTGGGCTTGAATAGCTTTGAGGCACAGAGTCATGAATCTCTTGTTCAGATGCACTTTTCCCTGTCTGATTCAGGATAGCTGATCAGGAGGGTCCCCATAGATCTCTGTTGTTGTGTGTATTGGAGTATTCTTGGAAGCCTCAAACACTGAAATTCTCCGTGTGTGTTATGGCTCTTTGCTGTTCGTAGTGGTGTGCTGAGAGCACTGTGTTATAATAACGTGGCGtcaggctgctcccagcacagaagcagcttttgctCCAAGGAGTGGAGACAGCCCATAAATTATGTCCCTTGTGACACTGTGTTCCCCTTCACCTGCTAAATTTTTGCATCTTCCATACGCAGAAGAGCTTCCAAATCTGAAAAGTTACTGGCAGCTAGAGGAAGACAGCTGTAACTGTGTAAtaattcttctctctctttctcttttagtGTGGTGAAAAAGGTCATTATGCCAACAGATGCACCAAAGGACATCTGGCCTTTCTCAGTGGACAGTGAAAGAGCAGAACGAAGAGTGCAAGGGAGCTATTAACACTGAGAAAAGGTTTCTGCTTAGCACTATGTCTGAACTATTAATCAGGTTGTTTTTTAATGCCATTATTGAAAGAACTGGTcagaggctggctgctgctAAGCAACATTTTTGTAATTGTCCACAACTTTTTAAgttttaacctttttaaaacagattttggcCTCTACCTATTTTCATTGAGCCCTGCTGAAAGATCTAAAAGCCAATAGATTTGCAAGCCCCTCACCAGTGCAGCACTCCACATAAATGCATTTTACGCCAGTGtttctttaaagtgttttccttttgccacTTCTTTTTGGAGAACCTGCAGCGTTTCAGCCCTCCCTGTGGAAGCAGGAAGACTGTCTGGGAAAACTAATACTTGAAATGCCTTCCCTTCAGTGAGGAAGCAGGGATTCTGCTGTCCTGTAGctcttaaaaagcaaagttgTGTTCCCAGGTCCAGCCTGTTGTAGTCGATAAGCTTGTCCTGGTAGGTGACTTAATGCATCATGTACATCAGGCTGTGAAACTCCCATCcacttgctttgtttctgtgctcCTTGCTCTACTGAAGGTTAGAAATGAATCTTCTGGGTGAGAAGCAATCAAGGGGAGATTAAATTGGCATCTCTGTTGTTAACCAAACCATGATTGTAGGAAAGCCATGTCTGTGctcattttccatttgcaaaaagCAAGAAGGGAAATGAACAGAGCTTGAAGAGTAGGAATAGAAGAACCTTGTCTCAGCTCTACCCCCCCCATCATCCAGCTCACACTGGGCAGGTATTTCCATAATCTAGAGAAGACCAAGAAGTGGAGATGTGTATTCTTACGGaacactgcttttaaaagtggTAGAGCATTCTTCTGAGAGTAATTTTTGCAAGTCAAAACCCTTTCAGTTTGCAAGACTATTTGAAAAGGGCCAATgataaaatgtgaattaaaaaaaaaatgcatctccAGTGTGAGCCTTATTGATTCTAACCCCTCTTATTTGCTGACTGCctttatactttatttttattgaaatgtaCCGATGGAAAAAGTTGgctgtgaattattttttttttttttttggaacaaGGTAATATGACTAAGATTAAGAGAAGTGACCGGAACCTATCTTGGTTTGAATGACTGCAGTTATTTCACTGTGGAGAGTCTGAGTCAGTCAAAGTAGAACTTCCAAGGCCAAGTGACTGTGGTATGACAGACCCTCACTTTTCGTAACATGTCCTGCCCCCAGAGGCTGAACAGTGGCCAGACTATGAGATGTTACATGTATGTACCTAGGCACCTCAAAAGGGAACAAAACCACTCTGTCTGGCTACCTTCCTCATCTAGCTCAGGAGTCCATAGTCTTCACTACTTGAATAGATGTTTTCAAAACCACAAAGCCTTCCTGTTACTGCTGAAGCTCTTGAGAGATTCTTAATATCCTGTAATAAGTGGTTTTCACTCTCCCTCCTGTTCAGGAAAGGCTACTGCAGGCTGTACCTActgtgcccagctgcagctgctgtgacagTGGGGTGCACCAAGAGAGACATCACCTGGGGCCAAACCCACAGATGCTCCTTTAAGCTGCAGTTATGCACATGGTGTCTCCTGTTAAACTCAACACTGCATTTAAGTCAAGaagcaaagttttattttagtttaatttcaCAGGTCTTTGTTATACCAAGAGTCTTTTAAGCTTATACCCATTCAGAATAACCATCCAGCTTCCTTTAGCAATGAAAGTGGGTAAGAGTTTTGATAGAAATTTTGGGTTGTTGGAAGTAAGAAGCATTAGAATCCCAGTGACAGAGTGAGAGTCACGGACCTTCTCAAAGCTAAACCGATCTCATCTCAGACAGTGCTCTGCAACGATGGAAAACTCCCAAATACCTACAGTCAGCAGGTGACAGCCTGAGAGTCAGAAACACATGGCCACACCAACAAGCCACCAAAAGctcaggtatttttctttcaaatcaaaACATACCCTTTCAGCTAGTTGTCCAGCCTGTACACAAAGGCCATTAAGAAGCAATCCAATGCTTTGTACTTTTATTAAAGTTAAATATGAATTAAATTGTAATAGTTTCCCCAGTTCATAATGCAACCCAAGTAGCAGATGCTTTCCCAACCATTTCTGAACTTACCTTGAGGGGTGAAACTCCAAGGCAAACTTACACGCACTGTACAATTAACAAGTCAGCTCAGTGAATGCAAAGcatatgcattttattattattattatagtaCAGATTTTAATATGAATAGTTCTGGTGTCTTCTGCCAGGATAACTGTTCCAGTAGCCAAGTCTGTTTGAGAGCTGCACCTTCACTTTCTGAAATTCACCCTTCAGTGGTACTTCCTGTGGCGGTCATGCTCTGTATCGTTCAAAGTAAAGCAAgttaatttcactgaaatcacaaaaaaacccaagccactCCTGAAATTAAGAGGACAGAAAGAACTCTAAAAAATACTCCAAGCATGCATTTTTTATGTACTGCCAGACCAGAGAGGCAACAAGACCTAAGCTTTCTTTGTCACTAAGAAAATACTGACACCTTCCGAAGTAAGCATTTAAGTTTTCTTGGCTAAAATAAGTTTGCTTGCCCACAGTCTCAGATTCAAGCAGCAATCGTTAGCAcagtctttcattttatttctaaaagcagcagcagagtgtTTTTATCGCCCTAAGCAATCTTCCAGGCTGCACTATAGGCACTCAGTATTGCTTTTACTTACTCAGGTGACTGTAGCTCCAGATGTAGCTGACAACAACATAACCAGCAAGCACCATGGAGATACCACCGAGGCCCCCCTTCTTCACATTGATGTATTTATTGTAGTATCTCTCATAAC
This window contains:
- the ATP5MF gene encoding ATP synthase subunit f, mitochondrial encodes the protein MAQPPVLLKDMKLLDVKLGQLPTWLAMRDFTPGGIAGALRRGYERYYNKYINVKKGGLGGISMVLAGYVVVSYIWSYSHLKHDRHRKYH